Proteins found in one Arachis stenosperma cultivar V10309 chromosome 8, arast.V10309.gnm1.PFL2, whole genome shotgun sequence genomic segment:
- the LOC130944284 gene encoding probable plastid-lipid-associated protein 14, chloroplastic has translation MALCCGTGFNPILESNSARNLSTRLIGHIPLRFTGQSSYLVRRRRHKGICCSSLKKAASASAMESQEESVLSVCLEEEELDHVIRFKMSDFKILDRVSIGLGGRADEVVFEAKVKDSGSPLYNTRVVLRQLSSAQAQRRGKRAIEVLKKLVRRKLLYHSYSMHVHGYISLPANGGSSSFILVHGYHGSFSLRHWLQQSDWLPTLEATLALDEESVRKVGEDTTGGPAVSRQLRLIRILMRDLLIGVNYLHSHGLAHTELRLENVHISPVDRHIKVGILGNAADFYEDGSNNDSMDNMDRRQMMIAFDMRCVGFIMAKMVMRELMDPSIFAKFKLFLTKGYDPSCLRELMLEILGRSSPNGNAGLQILDRNWGAGWHLLSLLLANKPSQRISCLHALRHPFLCGPRWRVVPSMDIIRWGLGSTAMRISEEYIYRQPQRSRLAHFIDLMEMLNPHPKPKNWLELLPGKWRLLYCTGRHVGLTLRQPPARVLIGDVHLTVTRESKMKANLSFVSDISFSVMIGQDWPHDKAGKTGRLQVNSSFMLRAGRRLYLKQDQTTEKKFFFGPFGSEEALAQKFTGKKWQKITPFKEFPSSLPAAKLTSSDVDVTMNLDDPLNRDIDMARNVLQELRTQIPPEMFDLSKVVCGTYVDSRMLVLRGVNGSALLFSRSFVDKNNSNNSS, from the exons ATGGCACTTTGTTGTGGAACTGGGTTTAACCCAATTCTGGAGAGTAATTCGGCTCGAAATTTGTCGACAAGACTTATTGGACATATACCCCTGCGTTTTACTGGACAGAGCTCTTATTTGGTCAGGAGAAGGAGGCACAAGGGAATATGCTGCTCATCACTGAAGAAAGCTGCATCTGCATCTGCTATGGAGTCACAGGAAGAAAGTGTATTATCAGTTTGCTTGGAGGAGGAGGAGCTGGATCATGTTATACGATTCAAAATGTCAGACTTTAAGATTTTGGATCGTGTTAGCATCGGCCTTGGTGGGCGG GCAGATGAGGTGGTTTTCGAAGCCAAGGTGAAAGATAGCGGTAG CCCTCTGTATAACACAAGAGTTGTACTTAGACAGCTTTCCAGTGCCCAAGCTCAGCGTAGAGGCAAACGAGCAATAGAG GTATTGAAGAAGCTGGTTCGCCGAAAGCTTCTGTATCATTCTTACTCCATGCATGTTCATGGGTACATCTCTTTGCCTGCAAATGGTGGTAGTAGTTCATTTATCCTAGTCCATGGG TATCATGGTAGTTTTTCCTTGAGGCACTGGCTCCAGCAGTCTGATTGGCTCCCAACTTTAGAGGCCACTCTTGCACTGGATGAAGAGTCTGTTAGGAAGGTGGGAGAAGACACAACTGGAGGTCCTGCTGTTTCTAGGCAATTGCGACTTATACGGATCTTGATGAGGGATCTTCTAATTGGG GTAAATTACCTGCATAGCCATGGTCTTGCCCATACAGAGTTGAGGCTGGAAAATGTGCATATAAGCCCAGTGGACAGACATATCAAA GTAGGTATACTGGGAAATGCTGCCGACTTTTATGAGGATGGTTCAAATAATGATTCTATGGACAACATGGACCGACGGCAGATGATGATTGCATTTGACATGAG ATGCGTGGGTTTCATAATGGCTAAAATGGTAATGAGGGAGCTTATGGATCCTTCGATCTTTGCAAAGTTCAAATTATTCCTCACAAAG GGATATGATCCTTCATGTCTGCGAGAACTTATGTTAGAAATCCTTGGCAGAAGTTCCCCAAATGGAAATGCTGGCTTACAA ATACTTGATAGGAACTGGGGTGCTGGTTGGCACCTTTTGTCCTTATTGCTTGCAAACAAGCCTTCACAAAGGATAAG TTGTTTGCATGCTCTAAGACACCCATTTCTTTGTGGTCCAAGATGGCGTGTAGTTCCGTCAATGGACATTATCCGATGGGGCCTAGGTTCTACTGCAATGCGTATCAGTGAGGAATACATTTATCGTCAGCCTCAG cgTAGTAGACTTGCCCATTTCATTGACTTAATGGAGATGTTGAATCCTCATCCAAAGCCGAAG AACTGGCTGGAGCTGCTTCCAGGCAAATGGCGTCTATTGTACTGCACTGGGAGGCATGTAGGACTGACCCTTCGCCAACCTCCTGCCCGTGTACTCATCGGAGATGTGCATTTAACGGTGACAAGAGAATCAAAGATGAAGGCCAATCTTTCTTTTGTCTCTGACATTAGTTTCTCCGTCATGATTGGCCAGGACTGGCCGCACGACAAAGCTGGCAAAACCGGGAGATTACAGGTGAATTCTTCATTTATGCTGAGAGCTGGGAGACGGTTATATCTGAAGCAAGACCAGACAACAGAGAAGAAGTTCTTTTTTGGCCCTTTTGGTAGTGAGGAGGCTTTAGCTCAGAAATTCACCGgcaaaaaatggcaaaaaataaCACCATTCAAGGAGTTTCCATCAAGTCTTCCTGCAGCAAAGCTTACTTCAAGTGACGTTGATGTGACTATGAATCTTGACGATCCATTAAATAGAGACATTGATATGGCACGAAATGTGCTTCAAGAACTAAGAACACAAATCCCACCAGAAATGTTTGATTTGTCTAAGGTTGTCTGTGGAACTTATGTGGACTCCAGGATGCTTGTACTTCGCGGGGTTAATGGATCAGCACTCCTATTTTCAAGGTCTTTTGTAGATAAGAATAATTCTAATAATTCTAGTTAG